The genomic segment CTAACCTTATTAACTATGCTTGGGATTAGTTCCTTAATATTAGTTGACATGTTAACGCATTCTAACCACTGCTTATAAAGCTTGATTTCAACATCCAAATCACTTAATTAATACTTCCTTTAATCTAATTAATGTACTCATCTTGAGATTCCTCAACTCAGCCTCAAGGGCATTCTCACTAGTGTTAATGTAGGCTTCCCCAGTCGCTACATCAAGCATTGATTCAAAACCCGTGGGGTTAAGTAAATTAACCCTACTTATCCTCTCCCTCACTTTATCATACACGAATTTAATCATGATCCTTTTCACATTAGTCACATTATCTTCATTAATCCTTTCAATTAAATCATCAACACCATTAAGGCTCATTACCCCCCTCACCTCATTAATGAATGCCTTAGTAACCTTACTCATGATGCTTGATGAGTCTGCCTCCAGTTTACTTAATATTAACCTTAATACATCATTCACATTAAAGCCAGTTAACTCACTGCCTGAATCATTATTCTTAATCACAATTGGCCAGTAACCGTAATTCTCCGTTAATATGCCTGGGGACTCCATGAATCCTAATTCACCCACATCATTAATGCCTAATGCCTCCTTAACCTCCACAGGAGCCTTAACAATATTTCTATCACCTAATGAATCCAGGTAGACGTAGGTTAATGGAACCAAGTCACTAATTATACTTCGCAGGATACCTTCCATGAAGGATACGGTACTGAAGCCCCAGTAGAGTGGTGAGAACCTTGGGTTACCCCACTCATCATTAATCGCAATATGGATAACATAGTTAAGTTTAAAACTTAAGGACGTTATCATGTTCACTAGGTTGATTAAGGCATCTAGTACTTTACATGACTCAACACCAATGAAGATGGGGCTAACGTTAACACCAAAGATTACCACGTGTCGTGAATCCCCCTCCCTCATTATTACTAAGTCATAGTAAAGTTCACTTCTTATGGATGACTCAATACTGTACTTAACCTTAATGCCCTCAGTGGCCTTCGGTACATGTATTACAGGTATTTCAGTGGGTTCACCCCTACTTTTAATTGTTAAATCCCCCAGTAGTAATGGTGCATTAACATTATTACCGCCGCCGGTGTAGATTATTGAATCGTATCCTTCACGTAAAGCCCTCCTATAATCCATTCTTCTACTAATGACCGACTCATTTAGGTTAAGGATAAGTGGGTTTGAAACTTCACCGCTTCCAGCAAATAATGGTGATAGTGACCTCGCATCAATGTTCTCCTTATCATTAATAATGACCTTACTTAAAGCCCTAGCCCCCCAGTGGGGTGTTATTAAGTATGATAATTGAGGATTATCTATAGTGGCTAGTAATGATTCAATAAACTGCTCAATAATGGGTGTTAAATCCGCTTTACTCTGAATCCCCCTGCACATGTCCAGTAAGTTAGGCTTCACTGCGTTAGCCACTGCGAAAAACATATTTAACGGTTAATTGAACTAGCGTTATGCTTAGGATAATTAGGAACATTACCCTAGTGCTAGTGGTTGTGATTTCACTATTGGCTATGCGGAGTAATGGTGACTTATTTAGGGTCTACTTGAGTAACGTTAAGGCATTAAGGCGTTAATTAATATTCACTACCTGGGCATAATTCCCTAATACCCTCCAGTATCTTCACAACTGATTGGTAATCTTTCCTCTCCCTAGCCTTCCTAAACAGTGATGCTGACCAGGGGGCTTCACGTATAGTTAATTGGGCGATTAGGCTTAGTATAGTCATACCCTCACTATTTAAGTACCCATCACTGTAGTAGCCCGAGAATGGGTCCTCAAGTAGTTTCACTAGTTTAAGCAAGTATACGCAATCTACCCTTCTCTGCTTGGTCATTTTAATCAACCGAAGAATGAGTCGAGGGTCGTGGATCCCTTAGCCTTACCCATGCTTTTTCTTAATCTTTCTAATGCATTCTTAACCCTGTCTTGGCTGAAGTCATGCTCCTCCACAAGTAGCCTAACTACCTCATCCTCATTAGGTTCCTTAAACTTAACATTAACCTCCTGGGTCACTGGTGGGTTGAGGAAGAATTCCCTTATTTTAAAGGGGTCCACGGGGAATTGAGCGTTCTTAAGCACGGTATTCATGAGTTTATCTAGGCTACCATATTCCTGAATCAACCTAAGAGCCCTCTGTGGACCAATACCAGGTATTCCTTCAGGATTATAATCAGTACCCAGTAGTATGGCTAAGTCTATTAATTGACCCCTATCCCTTAACCTAAGCGCCTTAAGAACATCATTCAACTCTATTAACTCCGGTGTAACCTCAACGTACTCATCCCTACCCGGTAACTTTCTTCTACCTGAAATAGTTAAGTTCCTAACAAGCCTAGGGGCACCGAATAAGAATGAGTCGTAATCCTGGCTGCCGGCAGCCCACACGATACCCTTACTAGCCATATACGCCGCTTGAGCCTCCCCCTCGCTTGGAGCCTGAACCCAGGGTACACCCATGGAGTCTAGGAGTCTTTTAGCCTCATCAACCATATCACTCGTTATGAATAATGCCCTCTGCGCATACTTCCTAGCCTCACTCTTCTTACCCTCCTCAACAGCCTTAATCCAATCCTCCACAGCCTTCTCCCTAACCCTCCTCCTCTTCTCAATCTCAATAAGCTTCAATTCAGGGGGCTTACCATCAAACACATAGACTGGTTTAATACCATACTCAAGCAGGTTAATTGTCCTGTAGAGTAATCCACTTAAGTGACTGGTGACCCTGCCTTGGGAATCCATGAGCGGTGTACCATCGGGTTGCCTTATTGATGCTAGGAATTGATAAAGAGCATTATACGCATCTAACGCTATTAACTTACCGTTAAGCTGCTCAAGACTCACCCTCCTCCTCAAGTTATCTGGAATAAGCTTACCAAGCTCAGTAACACCCACACAGCCTAATCTAGCCCCAGCGTATTAACTTATCTTCCCATTACTTCAACCACACATTACCCTCTAGTTAAGGCAAAACCCCTGCAACCACTAGCATTGGCATATCCCCTATAGTATTCCTAACAGGATGAATGCACAAGACCTCTATACAGGACCTGTCTCTTAAAGGTTGAGGGAGGATCATTCGCTTCTATTCGGGTTAAGTTAAGGGGTTTGCACCGTTCTCGCTAATAATTCTCTCAATCTTATATATTACACTGAATTTATCAATCTCCTCGAACTGTTCATTAACTCTTATGGAACCAACCCTAATTCCCCTTATGTTATTAAGCTCAAAGTTACTTAACCTCTTAGGCACTGTGACGACTATTCTTCCATTATTATAGTAAATTCTCCTTAATACGGCCAACGTTATTAAGAATCCATCCTTATCCTCCAAGCCTACTAATAATCCATTTTCCCAATTGGGTTGAAGCAGTACTGCAACACCACCTGGTATGCTTCTAAGCATTGGTTCCTTAACCATACTTGACACCACCATTACCATGTTCTTTAAGGAATCCATGTAAATTGGCTTAACCTTGAGGTAACTTGATATTAATCTAGCTAGGTTACCGTTTAATCCCCTACCGGTTAAAGGCATGTTAACCACTGGTACTTGAGTTAGGTTAAGGGTTAATTCCCTTGATGGTGACAAGTACCTACCATACCCCATATCCCTGTGTATCTTCCTATCATTCCTATCCCTAATTCTCATTGATGGTGGCGCATTGAGAATAAGCATATTGCCTATACCTAATCCATTAATTAAACCATTAACCTCATCACTCTTCCTCATGATTATGACGTAGTTAGGCTTAATGGCATTAACCAAAGCCCTCTTGTACTCAACAGCCCCCTCACCCTCAACCCATCCATCAGTGTTAATTACAATGAAGTCCACTGATTCAATATTCTTTAAGTAATCCACTAGCTTAGCTACCCCGTAAACCGCCCTATACCAATTACCCTCAAGATTAGTTGAGCCTAGGAACACCTGCTTCACCGGACTCATGTAGCTTAAGTGAGTTATCTTACCACCCTTGAGTATTGAGCAGGACACAGTGGTGGGGGGTCCTAGGTCATTTTGACCTGGGTCAGCATCAACCACACCCACCTTTAATCCCATTGATGATGCCTTATTAACAAGTATTGTCGTTATGGTTGTTTTACCGGAATCCATAGCCCCCATCACCATTATTACTGAACCCTTTAATCCCATTGATAATTTACTATCCCATTCATCAATCATCTCCTCACCAGCCTTAGGCTTATCCACGAAGCCTCCCGGCCCAAGGACCACTGATAACTCAGTATCATTAATAGCCTTAGCAACAACCCTCCTAGCCCGTAATATTGTTATTCTTGAACCCTCATCATACTGTGCCCCAAGGATGTAGAGTTTGCCTCTTAAAACCTCAATCATTGCGGGTCCTTCTACTCTAACATACTCACCACCATTAAGCTTAACTTGATCCACGCCTCCTATAATACACTACTCCTTAAAAAGACTATTACAATATTTATACTTAACCTCTTACCAATAAGCGCCTCCATCATTTTCACTACCGGCCTTAATCAATAAGCGTATGCATGATAATGAATTACCCACTGAAATAATATCTGAACTCTTAACTATAGGATCCCTCTTGAATTACCAGTATTATTCTTTAATGGGCCCGTAACCTTAAAAAGGGTTATTGAGAATTATATTACAATGCCTGAGGAGAACGAGGAGGAGAGGAGGGAAGAGGAAGCTGAGACTGAGGAGGCAGAGGGTGAGACTGGGGGTGGTTCAATAGTTCAGGAGAGTGGGGAAAGTGGGGTTGTTTACACATTTACGTTTCCTAAGGGTAGGGATGTTAGGTATGTTTTCCTAAGTCTGGCTCAAGTTCTAAATGAGGCTTTATTCGTCATGAGTCCTGATGGTATTAGCCTCAAGGCTATTGATTCATCTAAGGTTTCCCTAGTGCTCCTTAACATACCTTCAACAGCCCTTGAGGAAGTTAACATAACTGACACTGTTAAGGTTGGTGTTCTATTTGATACCATTAAGAAGCTGGCTAAGAGAATTAGGGCTAAGGATAAAGTTGACATAGGTGTTGATAAGGGGAGGAACAGGTTCCTAATGATAATATACTATGGTTCTAAGGGGCGGGAAAGCGGTATGTATAGGAAATTCTACTTACCGATTGTTGATGTTACTCAGGAGGAGATACCGGAGCCGAAGATTGATTACCCTGTTAGGATACGGATGAGCATGGATGCATTCAAGGATGCCTTAACAATGGCTGAGGACATAAGTGACGCAGTCACATTCACCGTTGACCCAGAGTCATTCACCATAAAGGCCTCCGGTGAGGGGGGTAGGTATTATGAGGTTCAGTATCAAAGCACTGATGAATCCTTCCAGGAATTCTCAGTGAGTGAGAAGCAGGAGGCGTCCTATTCCCTTGATTACATAATGAACATGAATAGGCAAATGGCCCCAATATGTGAATACGTTACCATAGAATTCGCCACTAATAAACCCATTAAGTTAACCTACGAGTTCGCGTCAGGTTCATTAACATACTATGTAGCTCCAAGATCCCTGTAGTGAACTAGGCGACTATAATAGTATTCACTATCCTTTAATGACTCTACACTGGGTATATTATGGTAACGTTACTTTGTGATAATACCATAAGGTGTTGCGTGGTCTAGGCCTTGAACCTACATGCCTAATGCTGAATCAACAAGATCCCTAAATAACATACCGATTTCATATAGCTTAACTGTATCGTAGTGCCTTGGCCTACTTATTGTAGCTATGTATATGCCGTATTCCTCATGTTCACCCTCATTTGGCCCCGTGGGCTCACCGTAAGGTGAGAAGAGAATGAATGAGGAGACTCCGCTATTGATTAAGGAACCAATGGCCTCATCAATAGCTGAGTAAACATCGCATTTAATTAATTGATTACTATGTAGGAACCTATCTGGAGCCGTTATGGCTGCTATAACAGGTGTCTTTACTGCTGCATTAATTATAGCATCTACGACTTTATTAACCTCCTCCCTGTATGATGTACCTTGGTCGAGATTAATACTGTATATGCCGTATGTTGGGTTAGCCACCGGTATGTTAATTAATGTTGACCTGGTTAACTTAACTAAAGGCGCCGCAGAGGGGTCGCTTTGAGTATTATTAGTGGGCTCCATGTTCAGTATACTCCACCATGATTTATCAGGGTATTGAGGCCTCTTATTCTCAACCACACCCCTATCAACAATATTCATGAGTCTCGGTAATGCATTAAGTTCACATTCCGTGAAACTACCGTAACCAATACCGTTTATTCCAAGAAGTATGGGATACATTTAACTCACCTAGTCATTGAGGTAAGCCTTAATCCTATCTTGAAGAATCTTCTTAGGCACCACACCTATTACCTGGTCGATTGGTTCACCGTTCTTGAAAATTATGACTGTTGGTAGACTCATAACGTAGTATTTAGCCGCAATTTCAGGTTCCTCTTCAGTATTAAGTCTACCGAAACCCACATTAGGCATCTCAGCAGCCAGTCTCTTTATTATTGGCTCAAGCATGAAGCAGGGGGCGCACCAGGTGGCCCAGAAGTCAACTACAGCAACTTCATGAGTCTTAATGAATTCATCAAAGTTACTGCGATTCAACTCCACTACACCACCAGTATTGTTAACGTTCTTAATCATTTCCCTAGCCTTCCTTTCAAGTAGCTTATCTAATTCAGGGTCTTTGTCAACATCATTAGCCATGAATTCCCCCATGCCTAGTATTTAATAAGCCTTTTTCCGTCAACCACTACCCTTCAGTAATCTATACGCGGCAACACTGTTATTCAGAGCATTATCAACTCCACTTAATGGATTAGCTGAATTATACTCAGTTAAATTTCCTAACGCATAATTAATGTACGTGCTTAACTGACTTACATTAACGCCGCTGCACTTAGCCTTAGCTAGTTCATTAATTAATACGCTGGCATTATTTTTAAGTAGTTGATAAGCATCATAGAATCTTGAGGTACAGCCGTTGACGCATCCATTATATGGTTCACTGTAGTTTAATGCATTAATAACCTTAAGCATTGTGTACTCAAGGGTGTTAATAAGCCTACTGCATTCATCATTATACCTATGGGTGGGTATGTAAACTATGATTAATGCGATAATTAAGGCAATCACAGTCACCAGAATCCAAGCCAACGCACTACGCATCACACTCATTAAGTAGTACCCCTTAATATATGCAGTGGTGCATGAGCTGCAGTGAATACTGAATAAGCCTGCGGGCACTAGTCATTGATATCATTGAATTTCATTAACCCTCCATCTGCCTATAAAGGTAAGCCTTCTGGGGATTCGTTAATTGAAGAAGCGTATTAATTAATTCCCTGACATTATCATTACTTGTACTTAACCCAGCGTACTTAGTTAAAAGTGATTTAACATAGTCAAGTAACCGGGAATCAACCCTAACATATGTATCCACTAAATCGAGTAAATACGGGTAACCTGTGTTAGTTGTCTGTGATGATAAGTACCCAACAATGTTAGGTGCACCTATTCCACCTAGGTCAAGTACCTCTAGTTTAGTTGCAACAGCAGTTATTGGGGCCTTGTAGAATATGAGTTCCGTGTTCGCTATCTTAGGTATTCCACTTAACCTTCCCCCATCTCCACTGAAAACCCTCTTCAAATTCTCAACACCCTCACTGAGTCTCCGTTCAGCCTCCTCCCTACTCATACCCCTCTTAATCTCGCAATCCATGTAATTAACTTGAAGCCACTGCGGCAGTAAATTACCGTAATTACCTAGGCTAATGTACTCACCCTTATTGAGGAGTAGGCTAGCCATGAGTTTATCATTTGTTGATAAGCAGTGGCCAGTGTAAATGGAAAGGTACCTTGATCTAACCCTCTTAACGACACCAATTATGGTTGTTCTGGTTTTTTCAGCAAGGTTAAGCATTCTCTCTAATACATCCTCAACCCTCCTCCTAACACCCTCATAGGCGGGTAGATTATACGGTAATGGGTGAATGTAAATCTCCCCATCAAGTATTACTAAGTCTATGTTCTTCCTACCCTGCATCTTATCCTTAAGTAGTTTAATCACCATTTCCCTTTCCCTTATCTTTGACAGTATTTCAATTGACCTACTGATTTCACTAGTGTCCTCGTAAAGTATGTCACCTGTAACATACCTATCTGACTTACCTCCAACCTGGCCAACATAACCATAGGCTATTACCGTTAAGACACCTCCAACTAACTCAAGTGGTGACGGTGGGAAACTTGAATCTACGGCGTATGCGAAGTACCTGCTTCCACTAATATTGGGTATTGGGCCTATTCTACCTGAGACCTTGGCCTTAAGTTCATTAACCTCATTCATAACTGAGGTTAAGTTAAGCCTATTAGCAATACTCTTAGCGTCCTCAAATAATGCATTAAGTAGGGGTGGATCAACCCAGAGGTCTATGGTGAGGTCTTCATTATTAAACAATTCACCTCACCTCCTTAACCTTAATTAACAATGGTTTCCGTAATGGATTCATTAGACCTGTTACGAAGAATTCCCTAACACTTAACTGTGTTAATACTGAGTCATTAACATCAGCTAAATCCATGTAGCCACCTAATTCCCTTAAATCACCCTGCGTCGGTAATCTACTGAAGAACACTGTACCAATATTAGCCCTGACATTGGCGGCGATATCCCTAGCCAT from the Caldivirga maquilingensis IC-167 genome contains:
- the trxA gene encoding thioredoxin, producing MANDVDKDPELDKLLERKAREMIKNVNNTGGVVELNRSNFDEFIKTHEVAVVDFWATWCAPCFMLEPIIKRLAAEMPNVGFGRLNTEEEPEIAAKYYVMSLPTVIIFKNGEPIDQVIGVVPKKILQDRIKAYLND
- a CDS encoding DNA polymerase sliding clamp, with the protein product MPEENEEERREEEAETEEAEGETGGGSIVQESGESGVVYTFTFPKGRDVRYVFLSLAQVLNEALFVMSPDGISLKAIDSSKVSLVLLNIPSTALEEVNITDTVKVGVLFDTIKKLAKRIRAKDKVDIGVDKGRNRFLMIIYYGSKGRESGMYRKFYLPIVDVTQEEIPEPKIDYPVRIRMSMDAFKDALTMAEDISDAVTFTVDPESFTIKASGEGGRYYEVQYQSTDESFQEFSVSEKQEASYSLDYIMNMNRQMAPICEYVTIEFATNKPIKLTYEFASGSLTYYVAPRSL
- the fen gene encoding flap endonuclease-1 is translated as MGVTELGKLIPDNLRRRVSLEQLNGKLIALDAYNALYQFLASIRQPDGTPLMDSQGRVTSHLSGLLYRTINLLEYGIKPVYVFDGKPPELKLIEIEKRRRVREKAVEDWIKAVEEGKKSEARKYAQRALFITSDMVDEAKRLLDSMGVPWVQAPSEGEAQAAYMASKGIVWAAGSQDYDSFLFGAPRLVRNLTISGRRKLPGRDEYVEVTPELIELNDVLKALRLRDRGQLIDLAILLGTDYNPEGIPGIGPQRALRLIQEYGSLDKLMNTVLKNAQFPVDPFKIREFFLNPPVTQEVNVKFKEPNEDEVVRLLVEEHDFSQDRVKNALERLRKSMGKAKGSTTLDSFFG
- a CDS encoding Clp1/GlmU family protein, which produces MDQVKLNGGEYVRVEGPAMIEVLRGKLYILGAQYDEGSRITILRARRVVAKAINDTELSVVLGPGGFVDKPKAGEEMIDEWDSKLSMGLKGSVIMVMGAMDSGKTTITTILVNKASSMGLKVGVVDADPGQNDLGPPTTVSCSILKGGKITHLSYMSPVKQVFLGSTNLEGNWYRAVYGVAKLVDYLKNIESVDFIVINTDGWVEGEGAVEYKRALVNAIKPNYVIIMRKSDEVNGLINGLGIGNMLILNAPPSMRIRDRNDRKIHRDMGYGRYLSPSRELTLNLTQVPVVNMPLTGRGLNGNLARLISSYLKVKPIYMDSLKNMVMVVSSMVKEPMLRSIPGGVAVLLQPNWENGLLVGLEDKDGFLITLAVLRRIYYNNGRIVVTVPKRLSNFELNNIRGIRVGSIRVNEQFEEIDKFSVIYKIERIISENGANPLT
- a CDS encoding DNA double-strand break repair nuclease NurA gives rise to the protein MFNNEDLTIDLWVDPPLLNALFEDAKSIANRLNLTSVMNEVNELKAKVSGRIGPIPNISGSRYFAYAVDSSFPPSPLELVGGVLTVIAYGYVGQVGGKSDRYVTGDILYEDTSEISRSIEILSKIREREMVIKLLKDKMQGRKNIDLVILDGEIYIHPLPYNLPAYEGVRRRVEDVLERMLNLAEKTRTTIIGVVKRVRSRYLSIYTGHCLSTNDKLMASLLLNKGEYISLGNYGNLLPQWLQVNYMDCEIKRGMSREEAERRLSEGVENLKRVFSGDGGRLSGIPKIANTELIFYKAPITAVATKLEVLDLGGIGAPNIVGYLSSQTTNTGYPYLLDLVDTYVRVDSRLLDYVKSLLTKYAGLSTSNDNVRELINTLLQLTNPQKAYLYRQMEG